One Halostella limicola genomic window carries:
- a CDS encoding prefoldin subunit beta, whose amino-acid sequence MQGNLPPEAQEKLEELQDLQETAQQVAVQKNEAETQLTEAQNALDELDDIDESTQMYREVGELLVATEYDEAQDDLEEKVESLEIRVETLEKQEERVQNQFEELQQELQQMLGGAGGGGPMGGPGGAGGA is encoded by the coding sequence ATGCAGGGTAATCTGCCGCCGGAAGCACAGGAGAAACTCGAGGAGCTACAGGACCTTCAGGAGACGGCCCAGCAGGTGGCCGTCCAGAAGAACGAGGCCGAGACGCAGCTGACCGAGGCCCAGAACGCCCTGGACGAACTCGACGACATCGACGAGTCCACGCAGATGTACCGCGAGGTCGGCGAGCTGCTCGTCGCCACCGAGTACGACGAGGCCCAGGACGACCTCGAGGAGAAGGTCGAGAGCCTCGAGATCCGCGTCGAGACGCTCGAGAAGCAGGAGGAGCGCGTCCAGAACCAGTTCGAGGAGCTCCAGCAGGAACTGCAGCAGATGCTCGGCGGTGCGGGCGGCGGCGGCCCGATGGGCGGCCCCGGCGGCGCCGGCGGCGCATAG
- a CDS encoding DUF3194 domain-containing protein: MPTDDEVVQTAAEAAENVVFSRFDNSAVDDLDVTVTFEDGILEVDVYVHAPDGSADEDRVADDAALAARAAVDDLFDEA, encoded by the coding sequence ATGCCGACCGACGACGAGGTCGTACAGACCGCCGCCGAAGCTGCCGAGAACGTCGTCTTCTCGCGATTCGACAACTCGGCGGTCGACGATCTCGACGTGACGGTGACGTTCGAGGACGGCATCCTCGAAGTGGACGTCTACGTGCACGCCCCCGACGGGTCCGCGGACGAGGACCGCGTCGCCGACGACGCCGCGCTCGCCGCGCGCGCCGCGGTCGACGACCTCTTCGACGAGGCCTGA
- a CDS encoding DUF2070 family protein, translating into MTATQGDLASLSRYVFRAPRWHASVAFALVVAAVAGVGVFDTRYLLEDVWQGIFFVGVPTIAASILTSGVDGYFGGQLTPNRSSLLALICEVFVVAVLVCAGAVAALTAFGQNFVFDAFLAALAAIFAFRLLVVMAVSRHSAPVAAIPASVQTVAAAVLLFVYSGAMRYFAVDGPLIDAFLSRQEEAPAALNVVVPGDFLVLAAVCLVYGAAAYAFVRIIDRPWQRSLGVSVLDFLGGFIGHIAEGTRELEDFFEEIGEEAVVPVTVCSIRCPGGEEKARFVLPMIHPGPMGEIGGGNLPVRVARDADGLAFPPHATAGHDFNLVTEREVDSVLDAADRAMDAVEYTDRATESVRVDEGEASLLAQAVGDDLLSSVTYSPSFADDVSYAVGLAAAAEARSGGFDDVLLADAHNCNNGLQGEDLGHVTPGGERAFDTQAAAARAGDLLADADRHPLRVGIAWDPTEWEPEDGIGPLGVRVAVFEVDGQRTAYVLIDGNNMEPGLRERLVAGVEGVDRIEVLTTDTHVVNQVEATNQVGEAIAEGKLLDLIDDLVEDAVADLEPVEVGMASERAAVTVFGNDRTETLASTANAMVSMGGGLAAATTLVAMSVSVLIFLFA; encoded by the coding sequence ATGACCGCGACGCAGGGCGATCTGGCGAGCCTCTCCCGGTACGTCTTTCGGGCCCCGCGCTGGCACGCGAGCGTAGCGTTCGCGCTCGTCGTCGCGGCGGTCGCCGGCGTCGGCGTCTTCGACACGCGCTACCTGCTGGAGGACGTCTGGCAGGGGATCTTCTTCGTCGGGGTTCCGACGATCGCCGCGAGCATCCTGACCAGCGGCGTCGACGGCTACTTCGGCGGACAGCTGACGCCCAACCGGTCGTCGCTGCTGGCGCTGATCTGCGAGGTGTTCGTCGTCGCGGTGCTGGTCTGTGCCGGCGCTGTCGCCGCGCTGACCGCGTTCGGGCAGAACTTCGTGTTCGACGCCTTCCTCGCCGCGCTCGCCGCCATCTTCGCCTTTCGTCTGCTCGTGGTGATGGCGGTGTCGCGCCACTCCGCGCCGGTCGCCGCCATCCCGGCGAGCGTCCAGACCGTCGCCGCGGCCGTCCTGCTGTTCGTCTACAGCGGCGCGATGCGTTACTTCGCCGTCGACGGCCCGCTCATCGACGCCTTCCTCTCCCGGCAGGAGGAGGCGCCGGCCGCGCTGAACGTCGTCGTTCCCGGCGACTTCCTCGTGCTCGCCGCCGTCTGTCTGGTGTACGGCGCGGCCGCGTACGCCTTCGTCCGGATCATCGACCGGCCGTGGCAGCGCAGCCTCGGCGTGAGCGTGCTCGACTTCCTCGGCGGGTTCATCGGCCACATCGCGGAGGGTACCCGCGAACTGGAGGACTTCTTCGAGGAGATCGGCGAGGAGGCGGTCGTCCCCGTCACGGTCTGTTCGATCCGCTGCCCCGGCGGCGAGGAGAAGGCGCGGTTCGTCCTGCCGATGATCCACCCAGGGCCGATGGGCGAGATCGGCGGCGGCAACCTGCCGGTCCGGGTCGCCCGCGACGCCGACGGCCTCGCGTTCCCGCCGCACGCCACCGCCGGCCACGACTTCAACCTCGTGACGGAGCGCGAGGTCGACTCGGTCCTCGACGCCGCCGACCGCGCGATGGACGCTGTCGAGTACACCGACCGCGCCACCGAGAGCGTCCGCGTCGACGAGGGCGAGGCCTCCCTGCTCGCGCAGGCGGTCGGCGACGACCTCCTCTCGTCCGTCACCTACTCGCCGTCGTTCGCCGACGACGTCTCGTACGCGGTCGGCCTCGCGGCCGCCGCCGAGGCCCGCTCCGGCGGCTTCGACGACGTCCTGCTCGCCGACGCGCACAACTGCAACAACGGCCTGCAGGGCGAGGACCTGGGCCACGTCACGCCGGGCGGCGAGCGAGCCTTCGACACGCAGGCGGCGGCGGCCCGCGCCGGCGACCTGCTCGCCGACGCCGACCGCCACCCGCTCCGCGTCGGCATCGCCTGGGACCCGACGGAGTGGGAACCGGAAGACGGCATCGGCCCCCTCGGCGTCCGCGTCGCCGTCTTCGAGGTCGACGGCCAGCGCACCGCGTACGTCCTGATCGACGGCAACAACATGGAGCCGGGGCTCCGCGAGCGCCTCGTCGCCGGCGTCGAGGGCGTCGACCGCATCGAGGTGCTGACGACCGACACCCACGTCGTCAACCAGGTCGAGGCGACGAACCAGGTCGGCGAGGCGATCGCCGAGGGGAAACTGCTCGACCTGATCGACGACCTCGTCGAGGACGCCGTGGCCGACCTCGAGCCCGTCGAGGTCGGGATGGCGAGCGAGCGCGCCGCCGTCACGGTCTTCGGCAACGACCGCACGGAGACGCTCGCGAGCACCGCCAACGCGATGGTCTCGATGGGCGGCGGCCTCGCCGCGGCGACGACGCTCGTCGCGATGAGCGTCAGCGTGCTGATCTTCCTGTTCGCCTAA
- a CDS encoding GMP synthase subunit A, protein MTKIVVVDNHGQFTHLEQRALRDMGVDTDLIDNDTPPEEIDADGIVLSGGPDMADIGRSGEYLDLDVPVLGICLGMQIMADELGGRVGGGEYGGYADVTVDVLDEDDPLTGSLAPETRVWASHADEVKELPDGFDLTGKSDVCDVEAMSDTDRDLYGVQWHPEVAHTAEGEELFENFRRICEA, encoded by the coding sequence ATGACGAAGATCGTCGTGGTTGACAACCACGGGCAGTTCACGCACCTGGAACAGCGCGCGCTCCGCGACATGGGGGTCGACACCGACCTCATCGACAACGACACGCCGCCGGAGGAGATCGACGCCGACGGCATCGTCCTCTCGGGCGGCCCGGACATGGCCGACATCGGCCGGAGCGGGGAGTACCTGGACCTCGACGTCCCCGTGCTCGGCATCTGTCTCGGGATGCAGATCATGGCGGACGAACTCGGCGGGCGCGTCGGCGGCGGCGAGTACGGCGGCTACGCCGACGTCACCGTCGACGTGCTCGACGAGGACGACCCGCTCACCGGCTCGCTGGCGCCCGAGACGCGCGTCTGGGCGAGCCACGCCGACGAGGTGAAGGAACTGCCCGACGGGTTCGATCTCACCGGGAAAAGCGACGTCTGCGACGTCGAGGCGATGAGCGACACCGACCGCGACCTCTACGGCGTGCAGTGGCACCCGGAGGTCGCTCACACGGCGGAGGGCGAGGAGCTCTTCGAGAACTTCCGGCGCATCTGCGAGGCGTAG
- the pan1 gene encoding proteasome-activating nucleotidase Pan1 yields MTDTVEDVDLPYDEEEASQQEKIEALRERLEVLEAQNEEMRDKLLDANAENNKYQQKLERLTHENKKLKQSPLFVATVQELTDEGVIIKQHGNNQEAVTEVTEEMREEIEPDSRVAVNNSLSIVKTLDDETDVRARVMEVSESPDVTYADIGGLEEQMQEVRETVEMPLNKPGAFDEVGIEPPSGVLLYGPPGTGKTMLAKAVANETDATFIKMAGSELVHKFIGEGAKLVRDLFQVARDHEPAVIFIDEIDAIAAKRTESKTSGDAEVQRTMMQLLSEMDGFEDRGEIRIIAATNRFDMLDRAILRPGRFDRLIEVPKPDHEGREIIFQIHTRDMNTADDVDFAALAAMAEDASGADVKAICTEAGMFAIRDDRTEIRQSDFENAYDKIQSETEEETVSKTFA; encoded by the coding sequence ATGACCGATACTGTGGAAGACGTCGATCTCCCCTACGACGAGGAGGAGGCGTCGCAACAGGAGAAAATTGAGGCGTTACGCGAGCGGCTGGAAGTTCTCGAAGCACAGAACGAGGAGATGCGGGACAAGCTCCTCGACGCGAACGCGGAGAACAACAAGTACCAGCAGAAGTTAGAGCGGCTCACCCACGAGAACAAGAAGCTCAAGCAGTCCCCCCTGTTCGTCGCCACCGTCCAGGAGCTCACGGACGAGGGCGTCATCATCAAGCAGCACGGCAACAACCAGGAGGCCGTCACCGAGGTCACCGAGGAGATGCGGGAGGAGATCGAGCCCGACAGCCGGGTCGCGGTCAACAACTCTCTCTCTATCGTGAAGACCCTCGACGACGAGACCGACGTCCGCGCCCGCGTGATGGAGGTCAGCGAGAGCCCCGACGTCACCTACGCCGACATCGGCGGCCTCGAAGAGCAGATGCAGGAGGTCCGCGAGACCGTCGAGATGCCGCTCAACAAGCCCGGCGCGTTCGACGAGGTCGGCATCGAGCCGCCCAGCGGCGTCCTGCTGTACGGCCCGCCCGGCACGGGGAAGACGATGCTGGCGAAGGCAGTCGCCAACGAGACCGACGCCACCTTCATCAAGATGGCCGGCTCCGAGCTCGTCCACAAGTTCATCGGCGAGGGCGCGAAGCTGGTCCGCGACCTGTTCCAGGTCGCTCGCGACCACGAGCCCGCCGTCATCTTCATCGACGAGATCGACGCGATCGCGGCCAAGCGGACGGAGTCGAAGACCTCGGGCGACGCCGAGGTCCAGCGTACCATGATGCAGTTGCTCTCGGAGATGGACGGCTTCGAGGACCGCGGCGAGATCCGCATCATCGCGGCGACGAACCGCTTCGACATGCTCGACCGCGCCATCCTCCGCCCCGGCCGCTTCGACCGCCTCATCGAAGTGCCGAAGCCCGACCACGAGGGCCGGGAGATCATCTTCCAGATCCACACCCGAGACATGAACACCGCCGACGACGTCGACTTCGCGGCGCTCGCCGCCATGGCCGAGGACGCAAGCGGCGCCGACGTCAAGGCCATCTGCACGGAGGCCGGGATGTTCGCCATCCGCGACGACCGGACCGAGATCCGCCAGTCCGACTTCGAGAACGCCTACGACAAGATCCAGTCGGAGACCGAGGAAGAGACGGTCTCGAAGACGTTCGCGTAA
- a CDS encoding MarR family transcriptional regulator, whose amino-acid sequence MSASESARAEASESGGSWDDVRDLPPSAKLVAKVLEYNDTLTQSQLAEETLLPPRTVRYALTRLEEQDVVDSRFSFSDARKRLYTLNLD is encoded by the coding sequence ATGAGTGCATCAGAGTCAGCACGGGCCGAAGCGTCAGAATCCGGAGGTTCCTGGGACGACGTCCGCGACCTCCCGCCAAGCGCGAAGCTCGTCGCGAAGGTACTGGAGTACAACGACACGCTCACGCAGAGCCAACTCGCCGAGGAGACGCTGCTGCCGCCGCGGACGGTCCGCTACGCGCTCACCCGTCTCGAAGAGCAGGACGTCGTCGACTCTCGTTTCTCCTTCTCCGACGCCCGGAAGCGCCTCTACACCCTGAATCTCGACTGA
- the mre11 gene encoding DNA double-strand break repair protein Mre11 gives MTRVIHTGDTHIGYQQYHSPERRRDFLRAFEQVVADAREDDVDAVVHAGDLFHDRRPDLRDLQGTVAALRSLRDAGVPFLAVVGNHEGKRDGQWLDLFEDLGLATRLDDEPQVVGDTAFYGLDYVPESRRDDLDYDFEPHDADHAALVAHGLFEPFAYADWDTERVLTEATVDFDAMLLGDNHHPDRAQVADAWVTYCGSTERASADEREDRGYNIVRFEDGDAAITRRGLDATRTFAFVDIELAENEGVERVREQVRQHDLEDAVVLVTIDGDGEPVTPAAVEEFATEHGALVARVNDRREREAEEVESSVSFADPDDAVRERVREMGLSEAGRDVDETVRASKVADSNVREEVSRRVRDLIGDDPGAFDAAPDDTEPAPDDGGPDETVDDATDDGPANVAETAGTDAAETDGGPDAQDGQTAAESAGDETTAEDDGDEPSAESDGDGQASMEEYL, from the coding sequence ATGACACGGGTGATACACACGGGCGACACCCACATCGGGTACCAGCAGTACCACTCGCCCGAGCGCCGCCGGGACTTCCTGCGAGCGTTCGAGCAGGTGGTGGCAGACGCCCGCGAGGACGACGTCGACGCCGTCGTCCACGCCGGCGACCTCTTTCACGACCGCCGCCCCGACCTCCGCGACCTGCAGGGCACCGTGGCGGCGCTGCGCTCGCTCCGGGACGCCGGCGTCCCCTTTCTCGCCGTCGTCGGCAACCACGAGGGCAAGCGCGACGGCCAGTGGCTCGACCTCTTCGAGGACCTCGGGCTGGCGACGCGACTGGACGACGAGCCTCAGGTGGTCGGCGACACCGCCTTCTACGGCCTCGACTACGTCCCCGAGTCCCGGCGCGACGACCTCGACTACGACTTCGAACCGCACGACGCGGACCACGCCGCCCTCGTCGCGCACGGCCTGTTCGAACCGTTCGCCTACGCCGACTGGGACACGGAGCGGGTACTCACCGAGGCGACCGTCGACTTCGACGCGATGCTGCTCGGTGACAACCACCATCCTGACAGGGCACAGGTCGCCGACGCCTGGGTGACCTACTGCGGGTCGACCGAGCGCGCCAGCGCCGACGAGCGCGAGGACCGCGGCTACAACATCGTGCGGTTCGAGGACGGCGACGCCGCCATCACGCGCCGCGGCCTCGACGCCACGCGGACGTTCGCGTTCGTCGACATCGAACTCGCCGAGAACGAGGGCGTCGAGCGCGTCCGCGAGCAGGTCCGCCAGCACGACCTGGAGGACGCCGTCGTCCTCGTCACCATCGACGGCGACGGCGAACCGGTCACCCCCGCCGCGGTCGAGGAGTTCGCCACCGAGCACGGCGCGCTCGTCGCCCGCGTGAACGACCGGCGCGAGCGCGAGGCCGAGGAGGTCGAAAGCTCCGTCTCGTTCGCCGACCCTGACGACGCCGTCCGCGAGCGCGTCCGCGAGATGGGCCTCAGCGAGGCAGGCAGAGACGTCGACGAGACGGTCCGGGCCAGCAAGGTCGCCGATTCGAACGTCCGCGAGGAGGTCTCCCGGCGCGTCCGGGACCTGATCGGCGACGACCCGGGCGCGTTCGACGCCGCCCCGGACGACACCGAACCGGCGCCGGACGACGGCGGACCGGACGAGACGGTTGACGATGCGACCGACGACGGCCCCGCGAACGTGGCCGAGACCGCCGGTACCGACGCCGCCGAGACAGACGGCGGACCGGACGCTCAGGACGGCCAAACGGCCGCCGAATCCGCCGGCGACGAAACGACTGCCGAGGACGACGGTGACGAACCGAGCGCCGAGTCCGACGGCGACGGTCAGGCGTCCATGGAGGAGTACCTGTGA
- the rad50 gene encoding DNA double-strand break repair ATPase Rad50, translating into MKFERVRLRNFKCYADADVTLDSGVTVIHGVNGSGKSSLLEACFFALYGSKALDDRNLADVITNGEEDAEVELDFTHDGGTYSIERRVRISGDRAQTAKCVLETPTETVEGARAVRREVASLLRMDADAFVNCAYVRQGEVNKLIHASPSDRQDMIDDLLQLGKLEEYRERANEARLGIDDVLSELRGELSGVEERIESKEAKDLPARLNELETQRKDLVGDIERFEDQKAQAEDSLDEAVEILAEHEQKREELAEVESDVKDLRETVAETERERERLKERLKERRERREEAREEREELLAESDLDEADPDEIEAMLDELDEDDESLRDELESIRVAINERESEAETLRERADELESEAAEKRETASDLGDEIDEAEDKVGERREKVDDLDDEIAENRAAFEDAPVDFGEADAHLVDLQAERDDLRAERQEVTATLDAKREQLEEAEALLAEGKCPECGQPVEDSPHVESIDDLRDEVADLEDDRDDLRDDLDALADEVEAAEALVEAEQAVERLRENRSNLEQLLSEKEAAVEEKRERRDDLLERAEELEAEAEEKRERAEERADAADEKRQEIAEINKQRGEIRERRDRLESIRELTETIEDASDDVEDLREKRESKTELNDERRERLAEKRKRKAELEEAVDEDRVEEAREEKERATDYIENVEERLTELREERDDLQDAIGGVKTELNNLDELREKRESLEERRERLAGLYDETERLQEMYGDLRAELRQRNVETLERMVNETFDLVYQNDSYAKIELDGEYELTVYQKDGEALDPEQLSGGERALFNLSLRCAIYRLLSEGIEGTAPMPPLILDEPTVFLDAGHVSRLVDLVESMRDLGVEQIVVVSHDDELVGAADDVVRVEKDATSNRSSVVRERPQIAALE; encoded by the coding sequence GTGAAGTTCGAACGGGTCCGCCTGCGGAACTTCAAGTGCTACGCCGACGCCGACGTCACCCTCGACAGCGGCGTCACCGTCATCCACGGCGTCAACGGGAGCGGCAAGTCGTCGCTGCTCGAGGCCTGCTTCTTCGCGCTGTACGGCTCGAAGGCGCTCGACGACCGCAATCTGGCGGACGTGATCACCAACGGCGAGGAGGACGCCGAGGTCGAACTCGACTTCACCCACGACGGCGGGACGTACAGCATCGAGCGTCGAGTCCGGATCAGCGGCGACCGCGCTCAGACCGCGAAGTGCGTCCTCGAAACCCCCACCGAGACCGTCGAGGGGGCCCGCGCCGTCCGGCGCGAGGTCGCCTCCCTCCTGCGGATGGACGCGGACGCCTTCGTCAACTGCGCGTACGTCCGGCAGGGGGAGGTGAACAAGCTCATCCACGCCTCGCCGAGCGACCGTCAAGACATGATCGACGACCTCCTCCAACTCGGGAAACTGGAGGAGTACCGCGAGCGCGCGAACGAGGCCCGCCTCGGCATCGACGACGTGCTCTCGGAGCTCCGGGGGGAGCTCTCAGGCGTCGAGGAGCGGATCGAGTCCAAGGAGGCGAAGGACCTCCCGGCGCGCCTGAACGAGCTCGAAACCCAGCGCAAGGACCTCGTCGGCGACATCGAGCGCTTCGAGGACCAGAAGGCGCAGGCGGAGGACTCGCTCGACGAGGCCGTCGAGATACTGGCGGAACACGAGCAGAAGCGCGAGGAACTGGCCGAGGTAGAGAGCGACGTCAAGGACCTGCGCGAGACCGTCGCCGAGACCGAACGCGAGCGCGAGCGCCTCAAGGAGCGCCTCAAGGAGCGCCGCGAACGCCGCGAGGAGGCCCGCGAGGAGCGCGAGGAACTCCTGGCCGAGAGCGACCTCGACGAGGCCGACCCCGACGAGATCGAGGCGATGCTCGACGAACTGGACGAGGACGACGAATCGCTGCGCGACGAGCTCGAATCGATCCGCGTGGCGATCAACGAGCGCGAGAGCGAGGCCGAGACCCTCCGCGAGCGCGCCGATGAACTCGAATCGGAGGCCGCGGAGAAACGCGAGACGGCCTCCGACCTCGGCGACGAGATCGACGAGGCCGAAGACAAAGTCGGCGAGCGGCGCGAGAAGGTCGACGACCTCGACGACGAGATCGCCGAGAATCGGGCCGCCTTCGAGGACGCGCCGGTCGACTTCGGCGAGGCGGACGCCCACCTCGTGGACCTGCAGGCGGAGCGCGACGACCTGCGCGCCGAGAGACAGGAGGTCACTGCGACGCTCGACGCGAAGCGCGAGCAGCTAGAGGAGGCCGAAGCCCTGCTCGCCGAGGGGAAGTGCCCCGAATGCGGCCAGCCCGTAGAGGACTCCCCCCACGTCGAGTCGATCGACGACCTGCGCGACGAGGTCGCGGACTTGGAAGACGACCGCGACGACCTCCGCGACGACCTCGACGCGCTCGCCGACGAGGTCGAGGCCGCGGAGGCGCTCGTCGAGGCGGAGCAGGCGGTCGAGCGCCTCCGCGAGAACCGGTCGAACCTCGAACAACTGCTCTCGGAGAAGGAGGCGGCCGTCGAGGAGAAACGCGAGCGCCGCGACGACCTACTGGAACGCGCCGAGGAACTGGAGGCAGAGGCCGAAGAGAAGCGCGAGCGAGCAGAGGAACGAGCTGACGCCGCGGACGAGAAGCGCCAAGAGATCGCCGAGATAAACAAGCAGCGCGGCGAGATCCGCGAGCGCCGGGACCGCCTGGAGTCGATTCGCGAACTGACCGAGACGATCGAGGACGCCTCCGACGATGTCGAGGACCTCCGCGAGAAACGCGAGAGCAAGACGGAGCTCAACGACGAGCGCCGCGAGCGGCTGGCCGAGAAGCGCAAGCGCAAGGCGGAACTGGAGGAGGCGGTCGACGAGGACCGCGTCGAGGAGGCCCGCGAGGAGAAGGAGCGGGCGACGGACTACATCGAGAACGTCGAGGAGCGACTCACCGAACTCCGGGAGGAGCGCGACGACCTGCAGGACGCCATCGGCGGCGTGAAGACGGAGCTGAACAACCTCGACGAGCTCCGGGAGAAGCGCGAGTCGCTGGAGGAACGCCGCGAGCGTCTCGCCGGGCTGTACGACGAGACCGAGCGCCTGCAGGAGATGTACGGTGATCTGCGGGCGGAACTGCGCCAGCGCAACGTCGAGACCCTGGAGCGGATGGTCAACGAGACGTTCGACCTCGTCTACCAGAACGACTCCTACGCGAAGATCGAGCTCGACGGCGAGTACGAGCTCACGGTCTACCAGAAGGACGGCGAGGCGCTCGACCCCGAGCAGCTGTCGGGCGGGGAGCGCGCCCTGTTCAACCTCAGCCTGCGCTGTGCGATCTACCGCCTGCTGTCGGAGGGGATCGAGGGCACCGCGCCGATGCCGCCGCTCATCCTCGACGAGCCGACGGTGTTTCTCGACGCCGGGCACGTCTCGCGGTTGGTCGACCTCGTCGAGTCGATGCGCGACCTCGGCGTCGAGCAGATCGTGGTCGTCAGCCACGACGACGAGCTCGTTGGTGCGGCGGACGACGTGGTGCGCGTGGAGAAGGACGCGACGAGCAACCGGTCCTCGGTGGTCCGCGAGCGCCCCCAGATAGCGGCGCTCGAATAG